The sequence below is a genomic window from Mytilus edulis chromosome 2, xbMytEdul2.2, whole genome shotgun sequence.
AGCCGATTTTTAAATCCCATAGCCGCATATGAAATAAACACTCACGCTTTCTGTCTTTTACATTCATTGCCATATGTGATGCCATCTACCCCACAAACTGGGTTATACTCCTCTGTACAGATAACTGGACATTCCCCTGCTGATGCTAACTGAACTCCACTATGGAAATAGAAAAGTCAATAACGCTACTTGTAATACAGACATTTCttaatcatatataaataaactcatcagggAAACCAGGATAGAAATttcatatatacgccagacgcgcgtttcgtctacaaaagactcatcaaggAAACATCAAGCCACCGACTCGTTGAGTGACGTTTAATATCATCCTAATGACTGTTGAAATTGCACGTTTGCTATGTACCTATTGTTAACACTAagtgttttgtttcattttctggAGTTGTATGTTGTTCCCGGGACTTTCAATATTACCTTTCGTGTGTTCTGTCTCTTGTTTAGCCGAGTAATAGTAGAAAATAGCATTTTTTTTGTAAGTATTTAGAATCAATTTTAGTTACGgtagtaaaatcatttcaaatCGAAAATGTATACATGGGATACATGACAAATACTTACGCTTTCTGTCTTTTACATTCATTGCCATATGTAACGCCATCTACCCCACAAACTGGGTTATACTCCTGTGTACAGATAACTGGACATTCCCCTGTTGATGCTAACTGAACTCCACtatgaaaatagaaaaatcaataacAGTACTTGTAATAAAGACATGTTTTTAACATATGTAAAGGAGACATCAAACCACTGCATCATTCATTGTTCATAAAATAACTTGCTGTTGACTacttacaaaatttagaatttttgaaaaactaaggcctTTCTacatcaggcatagattactttagctggttttggcaaaacttttagtaattttggtcctcaatgctcttcaacttcgtactttatttggtctttttaactttttgggattcgagcgtcactgatgagtcttttgtagacgaaacgcgcgtctggcgtatataaaaaaattagtcctagtatgtatgatgagtttatttggtacAGAACAAACGTACAATTTGATAATTCATACAGAAAAATATCTGAAGTAAGACGTGTATAGTAAACTGCCTATTGCTAGAATACAAAGATTTTCTTATGCCAACCGATTTTCAAAATCCGATAGATGCATATGAAAAAACATTCACGTTTGCTGTCTCTTACAATCATTGCCATATGTTATGTCATCTATACCACAAACTGGGTTTTCTCATGTAGTGTGTTTATATACTGAGGATAGTATGTGGACCTCTAGTAATTATATTTTTCTATCGGAGCAGTTACATTATTTGTGCTTATTTTCTACTGTTATATATGTTTAAGGATCGGTAAAATATGCTATCCCATCGCAAATCATTGAAAAGAGAATCAACTGATGGATGTACTGTCAATCAACAAGAAGTCGGATTACAGAAGTTGCTTCTAGTTTACTAATTCCAAGTAAAGACAGTAAAAAGGGAAACATTCGGAGAATTGATACAACTCAATACGAATAAATAATTATGTCATTGTATTCTAGGTTTCTGTAGttaaataattaatttcaaattagactgaaacaaatgaaaacaaaacaaacaaaaacaaaaatattacactCACGCCTTCTGTCTTTTACATTCATTGCCATATGTGATGCCATCTACTCCACAAACTGGGTTATACTCCTCTGTACAGATAACTGGACATTCCCCTGCTGATGCTAACTGAACTCCACTATTTAAAAAGAGGAATGAAAAAAGTTAATGAAATTAGGGAAACAAGGCCTTATTCACTgcaaaaaagaagaatacatttttttttcatgtcaatCTCGTATAAATAATTATTGTTCGAGTCGTTGAAATTGTTATTTAGCGTTAAGTCGTACTTATTTTTAGTCGtacttatttttcttaaaaaagtaaaattagaaaaataccgaactccaaagaGTTTTCAAAACTGTTAGTACTTTACCAAAACTGTTAGTAATTTACCAAAACTGTTAGTACTTTACCAAATGCCAAAATGATCTGTTTTGCTTTTGGTTAGACGGAAAATCCGCCAACCACCGGCTTTCGACGGTCAATTTGATCTCTAAAACCGAGGGAATTGCATGAACATAAAAAGGTGCGGGCCAGGTTCATCAACAGGATAAGAGTTTCATGATATTCGTGCATTACCCAACCAGTATCGACTTATAAGTTTAAATTTTCCTTTAGTATCTTCCACCTTTGTTGTACAAGTCATTCtagattttgttgtttgttgtacaAGTCCTTCtagtttttgttgtttgttgtacaagtcattctagttgttgttgtttgttttacaagtCATTctagttgttgttgtttgttttacaagtCATTCtagtttttgttgtttgttttacaagtCATTctagttgttgttgtttgttttacaagtCATTctagttgttgttgtttgttttacaagtCATTCtagtttttgttgtttgttttacaagtCATTCtagtttttgttgtttgttttacaagtCATTCTAGTTTTTGTTGTTTTGGTTCTTGTATATGGTTTAATAGACACTCAAAATATTGTCACAGTATTCACCCATAAATAACCTAGTTGAGCAAGCCGTCATCTTACATCATCTCATTTCATTATTTATCTATATGAATGCCGTGTggaatttgttttcttttgtaaagAAAGACTTCAAACTATATTTCTTTAACAACCAAACGCCATTAAACACGAGGTATTCTCAAAACATGGACATATTTTACTACTTTTAATTGAGTTATACTTACGCTGCTTGTCTAATACAGTCGTTGTCATAGGTTCGTCCATCCACTCCACATACAGGGACCAGCTCCAATGAACATTTCTCTTTACATAGTGACATGTCCGCTAAACCAACCCCACTAAAAGATAcacaatatgtataaatatagattTAACACGAGAGTCTTGCGTACCAATTACAAGCAAGAGATTTCTTATAAATCCCgtcattgtgctatggtaaattttttatttttgtttttcgtttttgataatgtgcttttttttttgtttcatcccgttattgtgttattgtgttacGATAAAttcttgtatttttgtctttcatttgtactaatgtgctttttctatatgcctttttgtgtttcttagttgctatttgtttgtttttatagtgattaagattataacaaaatgttgcctgatgtaccccaatttttgacatttttatctatcatgtctgtttgttttgttatacatcgttgtcaatataatggaattttatgcaactgtcatacaagtgagaggttcagctagctataaaaccagatttaattccattattttctacatgagaaaatacatgtaccaagtcagggatttGAGTGTTGTTATACTtgcatttgatgtgtttgagtttttggtttgccatttgatgagggactttccgttttgaatttcccttgacgttcggtatttttgtgattttacttttgtataCCTTATCATTTACACTTCCTATgtattttatgtttgtatttttctcGTTGAATGCAgtagttttattttctttcaaaggtatatatatatatatgtatatctttgataacattttgtttgcagtttttattTCCATTTGTGTTATATGTTTACATCAACTATATTATGCTTTATTTCTGATGAAATTGCCTTCCATACACATGTTCACTTTTATGGGGTATATTCAAAagcaaatttgaaataaaaaagaaaataatcccTAAAAGGAGGCCACATGTGAATAATCAGACCAGCGTGTTACTTACTTCATTTTCCTATGGCAGTCATTAACGTAGAGAAGGCCATCAGTACCACAGACAATTTTGTATTCACTTGGACATTGCTGACCACACTTTCCATCATAAGCACATGCCACGCCCCTGAAAGATTAATTAATCATAATCAGGGTGTCAAACATTTCCCCCATAAGCACGTAAAACTCCTTCTGAGACCCAAGAGAATACAAACTTTACATATTAATTACATTGTGTTCATCAAATCCACCGACATATGAATGTATGATAacttctttttgaaattttatctacgcttaaaaaaatattacttctCTCAAACATGAGAGTCTTATTACGTTAAATATtataagataagaaaactttattttgattcagCATAAGTACAAGTAAGCACATCTTACTTCGTCATTCAAATATAAGTCAAGACACTACACATCTATGTTAGAAGTATATTTAACTACTCTAAAACATATAATACTATCTCAGAACTCCATCCCTCGCTCCATCCAGATATTCTTGAGCGTTATTAATTTAATGACATCAGCAATGGTAATAATGATAAGGACCATTCCGTATGTTACTTCTTCCAAATTGGTTTATATTAGCATGCATGTAGATTAAATAATTAAGATGTAAAGTGACCTTCATGTGTTTTGCTTATGGTGCTACATCAAATGAAGTATGAGAATATATCACTTTATTGCAATGACCTTGAAAGCTATTAACTAACTTATTGGAGCTAAGAGTACATTAAAGTACCttagtttataaaaaagaagatgtggtatgattgccaatgagacaactctccacaagagaccatatgaaACAGAAATTgaccattataggtcaccatacggtcttcaacagtgagcaaagaccataccgcatagtcagctataaaaggccccgaaatgataatgtaaaacaattcagtctCTTTGTAAATTGTTTCTGTACTTTGTGTCGATCTTGTGAATcaattcttttcaactgattcTGATGGGTTGTTCTTGTATTTGCTAAAAGTTAGAAggctgtaactcagtggttgtcgttggctGCTGTTTTACATAATTGGTTTTCGTTGATCATGCTTATTGTGTGTGCATGAATCATATctttcgttttctcgtttgaattgttttacattttgtcatgtcagggGATTGTATATGTAGAGTAtggattttgttcattgttaaagctGTATGGTGACATATGGTTGCATACAATCATCTCATTTTGTCTTTAATGGGTGTCTCTTTGGCAATTaatgccacattttcttatttctatattactTGAATACTTACACAGCTTTTAAATAACACTTGTTGTAGTATGTTTGTCCATCGATACCACAGACAGGTAAGTACTCCTTGGAACAGCTTATTATACACGTTCCTACATAGGCCAAGTTTACTCCACTACAAATCATTTTTAATGTAGATGTATATTTCAGAcgcatttctttaatttcttaaagactcatcaaagataccaggcttttAAGTTGGTGAGAAATTTAggagaaaataaataatattgtatttgatAGAGATTTGTGTTACCATGGTTATTGTACTAGAAATGAAAACAGAATGCAgtatacaaatatatacttaCACTTAAACCGTCCTTTATAAACACTCATCAAAACTACCAAaggcttaaaaaaaatatataattgtttgtcttttctatTAAAACGTTTGTTTAAATGTGTGTAATTCACATGTTTCACGTCCGTCATAATGTTTATAAAAAGGTACGTTATTCATGCGTAAAACGTCTGTTTATATGCATCTGTGAAACTCAACGTCAGTTTTAAAATGTCTATGGTATTGTACTCCaaaacatgaagaaaaaaaaattaaatacactacAAATGTACAGCATGTATTGGCAACATATTATGCCTAATGTTCTTCACAAGTAATTCGAAATATTTGGCCAACAATTTCCTTGCTTGTATTGAATTgctttttgttagtttttattgcTTCTGAGAGAAGTTGATTATACTTATTTGATAGATGTGAATGTTTGAAGTTGTATGAATGCTTTATGTCTCAAAACTATGATAACAGTGGTTTTGTCAAACCATAAGACATGCATTATGTCAATGTATTTACACACGTCATCTTATCCATAAATATTCTGTCGGATAatgcaatctttttattttgatattttttcaagcAACTAAACGCTAGTTCACAAGATATTTTTGTAAGATGAATACAGCAGTGACTGTTAGAAATCGTATTTCAGACCATGAGGTAAACTAATTAAGTAAATAACACTATCCTCATGTAGTTAGCTTTTTATTACACGGGGAAATTTGATGTGTCATTTGTGTACTATGCACATGTGTTTCCTATATACATATTATCtcacacatttattttaattccATTTATTAAGAATTGTGTTCAGTGAAGGCGTCCAAATGTACTTTTAATCCATACTCAACATTACGAATTTGATGAAGAGGCATCATATGAAATACTATTCTTGTGTTTTCCTTGTTTTATGACAGCTACCACGATGAAAATTTTCAGAAAAGACCATTATATCCTAATTGGAAACTAATACCCAATCACTTAAAAGACGTCACTAGTAAAAAATAACGTGTATACACAAATTCGAAAATACTGGAACAGGGTCGCATTGCACCAATGCCAACATCTCAGAGAAGGTTTTACGACAGGGGTACCCAGGACcgcttaaagcttccagaagttCAAAGAGAAATGGTGCTAATGCTGCATCTGATTATTTTCAGTCATTTGAATAAAGATCAGAAGCAACATCTTCACTTCCGaacataagatttaaaaaaaatcttaagccgagattaggattttttttgtatagtAAAGCATACTTGATTGATCATTCATGTAAATTTATGTACTCTATCACTACTCAGTTTAtaatccgttttttttttttatctttaaccaCAATTCACAAGAAAACTGTACAATTCTTTATTGAAGAAACACTATCTTCAGGGCTTCAATCAACTTTAATTGAGGAAGACgtgtatatataacaaatatcctAAAACAAATTGAAACTAAGTAAGGCTAAACTCAATTACTTCATGTGATTATTTAAAAGAAAGAGGGTTCTGTTTTCACCAATAATAAATATCTTAACTACCAACGACTTGGTAATGTATTTCTGATGTTGTCTTTTCAGCTCAAACTTTAATCTTGCAGAATTCTTAGTCAacaaatttatgcaaacaaaatatCACTCTCCCGTTTCTGTTTGATCAATTTGTCATGCCTTTGGggaattttacatttttatgtgaTGAATAAATGTTCAAAAGGTAACAAATTAACAAAGAATTACAAGACAATAGCAGCGGATCATACAGTCAATACAACAACAAGACAATAACAGCGGATCATACAGAAAACACAACCACAAGACAATAACAGTGGGTCATAACGACAACACAACAACAAGACAATAGCAGTGGATCATACAGAAAACACAACAACAAGACAATAACAGTGGATCATACAGAAAACACAACAACAAGACAATAGCAGTGGATCATACAGACGACACAACAGCAAGACAATAACAGTGGATCATACAGACACCACAACAAGACAATTACAGTGGATAATACAGAAAACACAACAACAAGACAATAACAGTGGGTCATAACGACAACACAACAGCAAGACAATAACAGTGGATCATACAGAAAACAACAACAAGACAATAACAGTGGATCATACAGACGACACAACAACAAGACAATAACAGTGGATCATACAGACACCACAACAGCAAGACAATAACAGTGGGTCATACAGACACCACAACAAGACAATTACAATGGATAATACAGAAAACACAACAACAAGACAATAACAGTGGGTCATAACGGCAACACAACAGCAAGACAATAACAGTGGATAATACAGAAAACACAACAACAAGAAAATAGCAGTGGATCATACAGACGACACAACAACAAGACAATAACAGTGGATCATACAGACACCACAACAGCAAGACAATAACAATGGGTCATACAGACACCACAACAAGACAATTACAGTGGATAATACAGAAAACACAACAACAAGACATGCATAAGCAGTGGATCATACAGTCAACACAACAACAAGAACAATAACGGTGGATCACGACGACAACACAACAACAAGACAATAGCAGTGGTTCATACAGTCTACACAACAAGACAAAGCAGTGGTTCATACATTcaacacaacaacaacaaaacagtaGCAGTGGATCATACATTCAacataacaacaacaaaacaatagcAGTGGATCATACAGTCAACacaacaagacaataacaatGAATCATACAGACAACCCAGCAATAAGGCATTAGCAGTGGTTCATACAGAAAACACAACAACAAGACAATAATAGTGGGTCATAACAACAACACAACAACCAGACAATAACAGTGGATCATACATTCAACACAACAACAACAAGACAATAACAGTGGATCATAcagaaaacacaacaaaaaagacaTGCAATAGCAGTGGATCATACAGACGACACACAAACAACAAGGATCATACAGTCAACACAATAACAAGACAATAACAATGGATCATACAGACAACACATCATCAACACAATAGCAGTGGGTCATAcagaaaacacaacaaaaaagacaTGCAATAGCAGTGGATCATACAGACGACACATCAACAACAAGACAATAGCAGAGGATTCATACAGTCAACACAAAAACAAGACAATAAAAGTGGATCATACagaaaacacaacaacaaaacaataacagTGGGTCATACAGACACCACAACAGCAAGACAATAACAGTGGATCATACAGACACCACAATAGCAAGACAATAACAGTGGGTCATACAGACACCACAACAAGACAATTACAGTGGATAATACAGAAAACACAACAACAAGACATGCATAAGCAGTGGATCATACAGTCAACACAACAACAAGACAATAACAGTGGATCACGACGACTACAACAACAAGACAATAACAGTGGATCATACAGAAAACACAACAACAAGACAATAACAGTGGATCACGACGACAACACAACAACAAGACAATAGCAGTGGTTCATACGGTCTACACAACAGGACAAAGCAGTGGTTCATACATTCAACACAACAACAACATTACAATAGCAGTGGATCATACATTCAacataacaacaacaaaacaatagcAGTGGATCATACAGTCAACAAAACAAGACAATAACAATGGATCATACAGACAACCCAGCAATAAGGCATTAGCAGTGGTtcatacagaaaacaaaacaacaagACAATAAAAGTGGGTCATaacaacaacaacacaacaaCCAGACAATAACAGTGGATCATACATTCAACACAACAACAACAAGACAATAGCAGTGGATCATACAGACGACACACAAACAACAAGGATCATACAGTCAACACAATAACAAGACAATAACAATGGATCATACAGACAACACATCAACAACACAATAGCAGTGGGTTATacagaaaacacaacataaaagacATGCAATAGCAGTGGATCATACAGACGACACACCAACAACAAGACAATAGCAGAGGATTCATACAGTCAACACAATAACAAGACAATAAAAGTGGATCATACa
It includes:
- the LOC139510391 gene encoding serine protease inhibitor dipetalogastin-like; this translates as MDFVILVPAMIAMLVIQSSTSTPIVKKTFDSICESVWDPICGSDGRTYHNRCYLALNPYASLVHGGRCRCTHLYQPVCGVNGVTYRNDCVRDLNGVNLAYVGTCIISCSKEYLPVCGIDGQTYYNKCYLKAVGVACAYDGKCGQQCPSEYKIVCGTDGLLYVNDCHRKMNGVGLADMSLCKEKCSLELVPVCGVDGRTYDNDCIRQAAGVQLASAGECPVICTEEYNPVCGVDGITYGNECKRQKAGVQLASTGECPVICTQEYNPVCGVDGVTYGNECKRQKAGVQLASAGECPVICTEEYNPVCGVDGITYGNECKRQKAGVHLALSGECPVICTEEYNPVCGVDGLTYGNDCKSQEAGVELALPGECKKSCTNDYNPVCGSGGLTYMNQCWLIEEYVFDILILDRRYHI